A single window of Metallosphaera hakonensis JCM 8857 = DSM 7519 DNA harbors:
- a CDS encoding single-stranded DNA-binding protein (in Sulfolobus solfataricus this protein plays a role in promoter opening and RNA polymerase recruitment under specific conditions), translating to MDEKIGNLKGGMENVNVTARVLEVGDQKVVQTKNGPRTIREVMVGDDTGRVKLTLWGSQGDEVKEGQIIKVENAWTTVFKGQVQLNAGSRSKISESAEESIPEADQVPESTPTDDSPPRRGGFRGRGGGRRNYGGGYGGFGGGGYRRRPREGGEEEE from the coding sequence ATGGATGAAAAGATAGGAAACTTAAAAGGCGGAATGGAAAACGTGAATGTGACCGCCCGTGTTTTAGAAGTGGGTGATCAAAAGGTCGTTCAGACAAAGAACGGACCTAGAACAATACGCGAAGTGATGGTTGGAGACGACACAGGTAGAGTTAAGCTCACCTTGTGGGGGAGTCAAGGAGATGAAGTTAAGGAAGGACAGATAATCAAGGTCGAGAACGCCTGGACCACTGTTTTTAAAGGTCAGGTCCAGCTTAATGCAGGTAGCAGATCCAAGATAAGCGAGTCGGCCGAGGAGTCAATTCCAGAAGCTGATCAAGTTCCTGAATCTACACCCACAGACGATTCGCCTCCTAGAAGAGGTGGGTTCAGAGGCAGAGGTGGAGGAAGAAGGAACTACGGCGGAGGCTACGGTGGCTTCGGCGGTGGCGGCTACAGAAGGAGGCCTAGAGAAGGCGGAGAGGAAGAAGAGTGA
- a CDS encoding PqqD family protein, which produces MNFEEDREPHEDHEHFQPSLDYESIKDKKPRREGEYIEKSEDGEKFIIKLDEEKVYEVAAVAYYIWAMCDGEKTVGDIIQEISQEAQVDETQIRGPIVAVLEQLQDAALITI; this is translated from the coding sequence GTGAACTTCGAAGAAGATAGAGAACCCCATGAAGATCATGAGCACTTTCAACCTTCTCTAGATTACGAGTCAATAAAGGACAAGAAACCCAGGAGAGAAGGGGAATACATAGAGAAAAGTGAGGACGGAGAGAAGTTCATCATAAAATTAGACGAGGAGAAGGTCTACGAGGTAGCAGCTGTAGCGTATTACATATGGGCTATGTGTGACGGAGAGAAGACTGTAGGGGATATAATCCAGGAGATCAGTCAGGAAGCACAGGTCGATGAAACTCAAATTAGAGGCCCTATAGTGGCAGTCCTAGAACAACTTCAAGACGCAGCCCTGATAACCATTTAA